In a single window of the Streptomyces sp. CGMCC 4.7035 genome:
- a CDS encoding ABC transporter ATP-binding protein — protein sequence MRRGTAVAELLNDELNGEPSSTPNGERIPTVICDGVDIVYRVNGTGAGRGSATAALNRILRRRQAEKAAGVRRVHAVKNVSFTAYKGEAIGLIGTNGSGKSTLLKAVAGLLPVENGRIYTDGQPSLLGVNAALMSDLTGERNVYLGGLAMGMPREQIKERYQDIVDFSGINEKGDFITLPMRTYSSGMAARLRFSIAAAKDHDVLLIDEALATGDRSFQQRSEERIRELRKHAGTVFLVSHNNKSIRDTCDRALWLERGVLRMDGPTEEVLAEYEAFTGGDKPKKATTRKPSKTQ from the coding sequence CTGAGGAGAGGTACGGCCGTGGCTGAGCTTCTGAACGACGAACTGAACGGCGAGCCGAGCAGCACGCCGAACGGGGAGCGGATCCCCACCGTCATCTGCGACGGCGTCGACATCGTCTACCGCGTCAACGGCACCGGCGCCGGCCGCGGCTCCGCCACCGCCGCGCTCAACCGCATCCTGCGCCGCAGGCAGGCGGAGAAGGCGGCGGGCGTGCGCCGGGTGCACGCTGTCAAGAACGTCTCGTTCACCGCGTACAAGGGCGAGGCCATCGGCCTGATCGGTACGAACGGGTCCGGCAAGTCGACGCTGCTCAAGGCCGTCGCCGGACTGCTGCCCGTCGAGAACGGCAGGATCTACACCGACGGCCAGCCCTCCCTCCTCGGCGTGAACGCGGCCCTGATGAGCGACCTGACCGGCGAGCGCAACGTCTACCTCGGCGGTCTCGCCATGGGCATGCCCCGCGAGCAGATCAAGGAGCGCTACCAGGACATCGTCGATTTCTCGGGCATCAACGAGAAGGGCGACTTCATCACGCTCCCCATGCGGACGTACTCCTCCGGCATGGCCGCCCGCCTGCGTTTCTCGATCGCCGCCGCCAAGGACCACGACGTGCTCCTCATCGACGAGGCCCTCGCCACCGGTGACCGCTCCTTCCAGCAGCGGTCCGAGGAACGCATCCGCGAACTGCGCAAGCACGCGGGAACCGTCTTCCTGGTCAGCCACAACAACAAGTCGATCCGCGACACCTGCGACCGGGCGCTGTGGCTGGAGCGCGGCGTGCTGCGCATGGACGGTCCGACCGAGGAAGTCCTCGCGGAGTACGAGGCGTTCACGGGTGGCGACAAACCCAAGAAAGCAACCACACGCAAGCCGTCGAAGACGCAATAA
- a CDS encoding CDP-glycerol glycerophosphotransferase family protein — translation MSGEQGGHVQPGLSVIVHGPDPQGHLGELLDALTAQPFAEAEVVVAAVGDWARQQAERYAARDPRMVVLPLPEGTGDSAARTAGAGRATGRWLHFVHAKDRLPAGALRTVADRTAELGDAADVLVVNHVYSTWQTSGAPSEDGRFLARAGRRAAPLADFPELLRLTPVLGNRVIRAAFWRSLDVADHDFSDDEVYAALAVLLHAGEIACLDQVAYEIRELRKQSLPPVTAPQRYAVIDRYERLHQLLDERGAHEGTRAVLYDVMVTDLLRTFTRSTMPEQVAREFFGRASRAAVRRRPADHQRPAGFEGIRHALLEENAYTKYRAFQAAGQKRREVRSAVATGKRQVSAKLRDHRYRRALGEPVDPDLAVFSAYWDRGVACNPAAIAAKLAELAPHIHPVWVVSKHKAALLPPGTDHIVPGTRRYWDVLARAKYLVNNVNFRNSVVKRPDAIHLQTHHGTPLKRMGLDQLAFPVASKGLDFDALLARVDKWDYSVSANSHSTRMWERAYPSRYTSLNHGYPRNDVFYSATAGDIRAVRDRLGIARGRRAILYAPTHRDYEAGWTPRLDLASLADRLGEDTVLLVRGHYFYGGAASPLTGLRRSGRVIDVSTYDSVEELSLAADALVTDYSSIMFDYANLNRPIVIYADDWETYRTTRGVYFDLMAQAPGQVAHTQDELAAVFETDAWRDEAALKSLTAFRRRFCEFDDGRAAERVVRRVFLGEPEEALPPVLPLLERTPAPTPEEATA, via the coding sequence ATGTCCGGAGAGCAGGGAGGCCACGTGCAACCAGGGCTGAGCGTCATCGTCCACGGCCCCGATCCCCAAGGTCACCTGGGCGAACTCCTGGACGCTTTGACCGCCCAGCCCTTCGCCGAGGCCGAGGTGGTCGTGGCGGCCGTCGGCGACTGGGCCCGGCAACAGGCGGAACGGTACGCGGCCCGGGACCCCCGGATGGTGGTGCTGCCGCTGCCGGAGGGCACCGGCGACAGCGCGGCCCGGACGGCGGGCGCCGGCCGGGCCACCGGCCGCTGGCTGCACTTCGTACACGCCAAGGACCGGCTGCCCGCCGGCGCCCTGCGCACGGTCGCCGACCGCACCGCCGAACTCGGGGACGCGGCGGACGTCCTGGTGGTCAACCACGTGTACTCGACCTGGCAGACCTCGGGCGCGCCCAGCGAGGACGGCCGGTTCCTGGCCCGCGCCGGCCGCCGCGCCGCCCCGCTCGCCGACTTCCCGGAACTGCTGCGGCTCACCCCGGTGCTGGGCAACCGCGTGATACGCGCGGCCTTCTGGCGATCCCTGGACGTCGCGGATCACGACTTCTCCGACGACGAGGTCTACGCCGCCCTCGCCGTACTCCTCCACGCCGGCGAGATCGCCTGCCTCGACCAGGTGGCGTACGAGATACGGGAGCTGCGGAAGCAGAGCCTGCCGCCGGTGACCGCCCCGCAGCGGTACGCGGTGATCGACCGCTACGAGCGGCTGCACCAGCTCCTCGACGAGCGGGGCGCCCACGAGGGGACGCGGGCCGTCCTGTACGACGTGATGGTCACCGATCTGCTGCGCACCTTCACCCGCAGCACAATGCCCGAGCAGGTGGCACGGGAGTTCTTCGGCCGCGCGTCCCGGGCCGCCGTACGCCGGCGGCCGGCGGACCACCAGCGCCCGGCCGGCTTCGAGGGCATCCGTCACGCGCTCCTGGAGGAGAACGCGTACACCAAGTACCGCGCCTTCCAGGCCGCCGGCCAGAAGCGGCGCGAGGTGAGGTCGGCGGTCGCGACGGGCAAGCGCCAGGTGAGCGCGAAGCTCCGCGACCACCGCTACCGGCGCGCGCTCGGCGAGCCCGTCGACCCCGACCTGGCGGTGTTCTCCGCGTACTGGGACCGGGGCGTGGCCTGCAACCCGGCCGCGATCGCGGCGAAGCTCGCCGAACTCGCCCCGCACATCCACCCGGTGTGGGTGGTGTCCAAGCACAAGGCGGCGCTGCTGCCACCGGGCACCGACCACATCGTCCCCGGCACCCGCCGCTACTGGGACGTGCTGGCCAGGGCCAAGTACCTCGTCAACAACGTCAACTTCCGCAACTCCGTGGTCAAGCGCCCGGACGCGATCCACCTCCAGACCCACCACGGCACCCCGCTCAAGCGCATGGGCCTGGACCAGCTCGCCTTCCCGGTCGCCTCCAAGGGCCTGGACTTCGACGCCCTGCTGGCCCGCGTCGACAAGTGGGACTACAGCGTCTCCGCGAACAGCCACTCGACACGGATGTGGGAGCGGGCGTACCCCTCGCGCTACACATCGCTGAACCACGGCTATCCGCGCAACGACGTCTTCTACTCGGCGACGGCCGGGGACATCCGCGCCGTCCGCGACCGTCTGGGCATAGCCCGCGGCCGCCGGGCCATCCTCTACGCGCCCACGCACCGCGACTACGAGGCCGGCTGGACCCCCCGCCTCGACCTCGCCTCGCTGGCCGACCGGCTCGGCGAGGACACGGTCCTGCTGGTCCGCGGCCACTACTTCTACGGCGGCGCGGCCTCCCCGCTGACCGGTCTGCGCCGCTCCGGCCGGGTGATCGACGTGTCGACGTACGACTCGGTCGAGGAGCTCTCGCTGGCGGCGGACGCCCTGGTCACGGACTACTCGTCGATCATGTTCGACTACGCCAACCTGAACCGGCCGATCGTGATCTACGCCGACGACTGGGAGACGTACCGCACCACCCGGGGCGTCTACTTCGACCTGATGGCCCAGGCACCGGGCCAGGTGGCGCACACGCAGGACGAGTTGGCGGCCGTCTTCGAGACGGACGCGTGGCGGGACGAGGCGGCGCTGAAGTCCCTGACCGCCTTCCGGCGCCGCTTCTGCGAGTTCGACGACGGGCGGGCCGCCGAGAGGGTCGTACGACGGGTGTTCCTCGGTGAACCCGAGGAGGCCCTGCCGCCGGTGCTTCCGCTCCTGGAACGCACCCCCGCCCCGACCCCCGAGGAGGCCACGGCATGA
- a CDS encoding glycosyltransferase family 2 protein produces the protein MTTPDVTVTVIVYNDAARLPRAVASVRAQTHANIEIVISDDHSTDETPSVARQLAAQDPRIRYLRLPENSGGCSAPRNGGIEIARAPYLMFLDSDDELPPRAVELLLAAHREREVDFTMGAVHRVRLDNGRRTTWMPHLFSERRTVEGIEADRRLLFEPLSTNKMYTRSFLDRHTLRFPEGVHYEDQLFSAQAYCLAKAFTIIPDPVYVWYIEPFAAADSATISNQRHKLSNVQDRIRVHRLIDDFLEESGHAGLRQDKDYKFLKHDFRLYAGDLPYRDEEWLNAFADIMNPYLDALSPGAYARLPRPERVVLELLRERRLADAQLAARGLGHPVAPRQVGADASGVPYWGSEVPDTDRARAELDLSDLELETRPFPSAQFRHEITSVTPGPGACVDLAVRTYDPGLRLSVGPQRASIVVTPGRRPLVTAFRLDPVRPGIFEGRVRVDLAAARLPVQGFTGVRHPVLRLDHQGLTNSGILLAPLTFRALTATQVGGLPHEVTVEPEGRGPGRLQIRWRPVGVTARVGPVIRRVAGPRVRRAARLVRSALR, from the coding sequence ATGACGACCCCCGACGTCACGGTCACTGTCATCGTCTACAACGACGCGGCCCGCCTCCCCCGTGCGGTCGCCTCCGTGCGCGCCCAGACCCACGCCAACATCGAGATCGTCATCAGCGACGACCACTCCACCGACGAGACACCGTCCGTGGCCCGGCAGTTGGCCGCCCAGGACCCCCGCATCCGCTATCTGCGCCTGCCGGAGAACAGTGGCGGCTGCAGCGCCCCGCGCAACGGGGGCATCGAGATCGCCCGGGCGCCGTACCTGATGTTCCTCGACAGCGACGACGAACTCCCACCGCGGGCGGTGGAACTGCTGCTGGCCGCGCACCGTGAGCGCGAGGTGGACTTCACCATGGGCGCGGTCCACCGGGTGCGTCTGGACAACGGCCGTCGCACGACGTGGATGCCCCACCTGTTCAGCGAGCGCCGCACGGTGGAGGGCATCGAGGCGGACCGTCGCCTGCTCTTCGAGCCCCTGTCGACGAACAAGATGTACACCCGCTCCTTCCTGGACCGCCACACACTCCGCTTCCCGGAGGGTGTCCACTACGAGGACCAGCTGTTCTCGGCGCAGGCGTACTGCCTGGCGAAAGCGTTCACGATCATCCCGGACCCGGTGTACGTCTGGTACATCGAGCCGTTCGCGGCGGCGGACTCGGCCACGATCTCCAACCAGCGGCACAAGCTCTCCAACGTCCAGGACCGCATCCGCGTGCACCGCCTGATCGACGACTTCCTGGAGGAGAGCGGGCACGCCGGGCTGCGGCAGGACAAGGACTACAAGTTCCTCAAGCACGACTTCCGGCTGTACGCGGGCGACCTGCCCTACCGGGACGAGGAGTGGCTGAACGCCTTCGCCGACATCATGAACCCCTACCTGGACGCCCTCTCCCCCGGCGCTTACGCCCGACTGCCCCGCCCGGAGCGGGTGGTGCTGGAGCTGCTGCGGGAGCGCCGCCTGGCCGACGCCCAGCTGGCTGCCCGCGGCCTGGGGCATCCGGTGGCGCCGCGGCAGGTCGGGGCCGATGCGTCCGGAGTGCCGTACTGGGGTTCCGAGGTGCCCGACACGGACCGGGCCCGTGCCGAACTGGACCTGTCCGACCTGGAGCTGGAGACGCGTCCGTTCCCGAGCGCGCAGTTCCGCCACGAGATCACGTCCGTGACGCCGGGCCCGGGAGCCTGTGTCGACCTCGCGGTCCGGACCTACGACCCGGGCCTGCGCCTCTCCGTGGGCCCGCAGCGGGCGAGCATCGTGGTCACCCCCGGCCGGCGCCCCCTGGTGACGGCCTTCCGCCTTGACCCGGTCCGCCCCGGGATCTTCGAGGGCCGGGTCCGGGTGGACCTGGCCGCGGCGCGGCTTCCCGTCCAGGGCTTCACCGGCGTCCGCCACCCGGTACTGCGCCTGGACCACCAAGGCCTGACCAACTCGGGCATCCTGCTGGCCCCGCTGACCTTCCGGGCGCTCACGGCGACCCAGGTGGGCGGGCTGCCCCACGAGGTGACGGTGGAACCGGAGGGCCGAGGACCGGGACGGCTCCAGATCCGGTGGCGCCCGGTGGGGGTGACGGCGCGGGTGGGGCCGGTAATACGCAGGGTGGCGGGGCCGAGGGTGCGGCGGGCTGCGCGGCTGGTGAGGAGCGCGTTGCGGTGA
- a CDS encoding GtrA family protein has protein sequence MSVNLSEQRPRVARPAAETVVPAQVPAQVPAPDAAPIPASTLVRVRRLVVEAAKFGVVGGSGVAVNFVVFNFLLHGVKWAPMAATVLASVIAMGTNYLGFRFFAYRDRAARTPRQIALFFGFSGIGVVMESVLFYAGYQGLGMDGPFGSNVAKALSIVLASAFRFLVYRTWVFEHEAKQGVGAR, from the coding sequence GTGAGCGTGAACCTCTCCGAGCAGCGGCCCCGGGTCGCTCGCCCGGCCGCCGAGACCGTCGTTCCCGCCCAGGTCCCGGCGCAGGTCCCGGCCCCGGACGCGGCCCCGATCCCGGCTTCGACGCTCGTCCGGGTCCGGCGGCTCGTGGTCGAGGCGGCCAAGTTCGGCGTCGTCGGCGGTAGCGGTGTCGCGGTCAACTTCGTCGTCTTCAACTTCCTGCTGCACGGTGTGAAGTGGGCGCCGATGGCGGCGACCGTGCTCGCCAGCGTCATCGCCATGGGCACCAACTACCTCGGCTTCCGCTTCTTCGCCTACCGAGACCGGGCCGCACGCACCCCGAGGCAGATCGCCCTGTTCTTCGGCTTCAGCGGAATCGGCGTGGTGATGGAGAGCGTGCTGTTCTACGCCGGATACCAGGGCCTCGGCATGGACGGGCCGTTCGGCTCGAATGTGGCGAAGGCGCTGTCGATCGTGCTGGCGTCGGCGTTCCGTTTCCTGGTGTACCGGACGTGGGTGTTCGAGCACGAGGCGAAGCAGGGCGTCGGCGCGCGGTGA